Part of the uncultured Desulfobacter sp. genome, AATAGTTGGCCACGGAAAAAATAGCGTCGTCATGGTTAAACAAATCCACCTTTCCATCCTTATTGCCGTCCCGGGCCAGCATTAAAGCATTGGAAGGCATGAATTGAGGGATACCCATGGCACCGGCGTAGGACCCCTTAACGGTAACGGGATCAATTCCTTCACGGTCGGCATAGCTGATCAATGCTTTAAGCTCTTCATATCCCCACCTGCTTTTCTGATCCACTTTTTTATTAAACGCGGCACGCTCAGGTTTTTTATTATCCGATATCGCCGACCACACCCTTTCGGCAAGGTCTTTGTCCGTCAGCGCGGCCATGGTGGAGAGGGTATTCATCACCGTGCGCTTGCCAAGGTAGGTCCCCAGACGGGTTTCCACCAAAAGGATGGCAGTAATGATGGTTTTATCCACCGAAAACGTTTCCTGGGCTTTATCCAGGCTCGCCTTATGTGTGACCATATACTTTCGGGCATTGGCTATGGATTTTGGAGAAGAGAACTGATCATAGTTAAGGCTGGATTCCGAATGAACAAAAAACAGGGAAACACCCCCGGGATCAAAGAAAACGGCTTCATTGCCAAACAGATTTTTGGTCTTTTCCGGATCAAACCCGTCTTGAACGAGCCGCTGGGCAAGGCGGTCAAAATCTTTTGCCGGCCCCGCACCATCCGGTTCACCACCTTGTTGGGCACAGCAAATATTAACCGAAAAACAACAGACGATCAGCGCAACAACAACGCTCAGAATGAATTTGGAGGAGGGATCGAAATTTCTCATATTTGGGGTATCTGCTCCCTTGCTGTAATAGTTTGAGGCAAGATATTGTCCTGTTGCAGGACCGTTCGACTGCTGACTATATAACGTATTTTGTTTTTGATTGCATTAAAAAAGTGCAGGGACCAAAAGAGATCACAGGCGAAACAACACGACAAAAAAAAACGGGCCCGGGAACACAGCCAAGGCGTCTCCCGGACCCGTTTGTCAGGTCAATCCCAACAAGGGGCTGATGTTCTATATATCAAAGTACAGATAGAACTCATGGGGATGCGGACGGCTGATAACCGGTTTAACTTCGTTTTCCATTTTGTAGTCAACCCAGTAGTCAATAACGTCCTTGGTGAAAACATCACCCTTGAGCAGGAATTCATTATCTGCTTTAAGGGCTTCCAGAGCTTCTTCAAGGCAACCCGGTGCGGACGGAATAGCAGCCAGTTCTTCTGCGGGCAGATCATAGATATTTTTATCCATGGGATCACCCGGATCGATTTTGTTCTGGATGCCGTCGAGCATGGCCATGGCGATGGCGGAGAAAGCCATGTAACCGTTGGCGCTGGGGTCAGGCGTACGGAACTCAAGACGTTTTGCCTTGGGAGATCCGGAGTACATGGGCAGACGGATGGCAGCAGAACGGTTCCGGCTGGAGTAAGCAAGTTTAATGGGCGCTTCAAAACCGGGCACCAGACGTTTATATGAGTTGGTGGTGGGGTTGGTGATGGCGCACAACGCTTTGGCGTGTTTCATGATGCCGCCGATGGCGTACAGGGCGTTGTCGGACATACCGGCATATTTGTTACCTGCAAATGTGGGCTCGCCGTCTTTCCAGAAACTCATGTGGGTGTGCATGCCGGTACCATTGTCACCATAGAGGGGTTTGGGCATGAAGGTAACGCATTGTCCGTATTTGGCAGCCACATTTCTCAGTACATATTTGAACCAGGCAAGTTTATCACCCATGTTCAGCAGAGAGTCAAACCGAAGGTCGATTTCAGACTGACCGGCAGACGCAACCTCATGATGCTGGCATTCCATGTCGATCCCCAGATCCTGCAGGGTCAGCATCATTTCAGTTCTCATGTCCTGATAGGTGTCTGCGGGAGGCAGGGGGAAATAACCGTGTTTGGGTTTGATTTTGTATCCCAGGTTGGGTTCGGAACCGTCACCGGTGTTCCAATGTGCTTCCGGAGAGTCAATTTCAAAAAAGGAGGCATGGGGATCAGAAGAGTAACGGATATTGGAGAAGATAAAAAACTCGGGCTCTGGACCTACAAAAATGGTGTCGCCCAGGCCGGTGCTTTTGATATAGGCTTCAGTTCTTTTGGCAATGCCGCGGGGATCCCTGGAGTATCCTTCACCGGTGATGGGGTCATGGATGTTACCAATAACAGCCAGGGTCGGCACTTTGAAAAACGGATCAATTTTTGCCGTACCGGCTTCGGGAATTACGTTCATGTCGGAGTTGTCGATGTTCTGCCATGCCCTCATGGAAGAACCGTCAAAGCCGAAACCATCTTCA contains:
- a CDS encoding lytic murein transglycosylase, encoding MRNFDPSSKFILSVVVALIVCCFSVNICCAQQGGEPDGAGPAKDFDRLAQRLVQDGFDPEKTKNLFGNEAVFFDPGGVSLFFVHSESSLNYDQFSSPKSIANARKYMVTHKASLDKAQETFSVDKTIITAILLVETRLGTYLGKRTVMNTLSTMAALTDKDLAERVWSAISDNKKPERAAFNKKVDQKSRWGYEELKALISYADREGIDPVTVKGSYAGAMGIPQFMPSNALMLARDGNKDGKVDLFNHDDAIFSVANYLKHHGWKSGLSRQRQHEVLFRYNHSNYYVDALLKISDKLK
- the glnA gene encoding type I glutamate--ammonia ligase, with amino-acid sequence MTPKEVLAMAKENDVKVVDIRYMDFIGTWQHFSVPVSELTEASFEDGFGFDGSSMRAWQNIDNSDMNVIPEAGTAKIDPFFKVPTLAVIGNIHDPITGEGYSRDPRGIAKRTEAYIKSTGLGDTIFVGPEPEFFIFSNIRYSSDPHASFFEIDSPEAHWNTGDGSEPNLGYKIKPKHGYFPLPPADTYQDMRTEMMLTLQDLGIDMECQHHEVASAGQSEIDLRFDSLLNMGDKLAWFKYVLRNVAAKYGQCVTFMPKPLYGDNGTGMHTHMSFWKDGEPTFAGNKYAGMSDNALYAIGGIMKHAKALCAITNPTTNSYKRLVPGFEAPIKLAYSSRNRSAAIRLPMYSGSPKAKRLEFRTPDPSANGYMAFSAIAMAMLDGIQNKIDPGDPMDKNIYDLPAEELAAIPSAPGCLEEALEALKADNEFLLKGDVFTKDVIDYWVDYKMENEVKPVISRPHPHEFYLYFDI